The Methanobacterium sp. Maddingley MBC34 genome contains the following window.
GATTTACTGAGATTTACTGAGATTTACTGAGATTTACTGATCATTTTATTAATTTGAAGCCCGGAGAACTTTGAAACTGACACTAAAGAGTTGGTATGTCATCTGTGCTGCTTCCAGTTGGGTATTCCACTCTGGAATTTCATATACAAAAACCGGATACCCTGCATTGGTTAAAGGCCTGTCAATCTGAGATATGGATGTGCTCTTCTCACGGGTACTGGATGAACCGGGATAATAATTAAACAGGGGGAGTAACTGGTGAACTGCTTCACCCAGGGTAACTGACTTGTTATCATGGGTTGGGGTGGCTATGTAATATCCTTCACCGTAACCCTGTTCATGGTCATGGGCGATGATCACCAGCTGGTAATCTGATTTTTTAATATCTGGAATGGCATACTCTTCAACCAGGTCCTGACCATTACTCCGGCCAACATCAAAGTCATCAGGCTGATCAGTTACAGTTACATGATAATCAACCATCTCCACATTATTCAGGAGGGCAAAAGCTTTCACCACCTGGGGAACCAGGTTGGTGGAGAGATTTTCACGAGGATGCATACCAGTAATCACTGCAATCTTCACAGAAGAATTACCGTAATGAGAATAAACCTCTTTAGTAACATACCCCTGTTGGTTAGAGCCTAAAATAGAGTGCTGACTCGAGTTAGCAAATAGAAAAGCCGCCACAACTCCCAGTATTATGACCCCAATAATTAAACTTTTTTTCATAAAACCATAACCTATAAATTGCGATTCATTTTATCCAGAGATTAAACCTTATCCAACGTTTCAAACCTTAATCTAAATATTTAAACATTACTAAAATATTCGAAATTATCCTGAGATTAATGTTTTACAGTGGATTTATTTGCCCGTGCTCAGGAACTTCTCCATGAGAAGTGCGGTTCCCACGGCAGGTGCCACCATACAATCATCCTTGGCGAGAATTTCTTCCATGGTCCTAACCTCCAGGCCCAGGAGTTTTGCAGCTTCACACCCAATGATATTCATTCCCAACCCAGTTGCAATTACCAGTTCGATACTTTCCCTTTCACTGACTTCTTTAAGGGCTTCAGCAACTTGTTCTACCTGCTTCTGGTAGATGAACTGTGCTATGTTCACAACATCATCCTGACTCAATAAATCCAGATCTCCACATACCACCCTTGATAATCTTAAAAGTGAAGCCTCAAAAGAGTTATTTCCTCCATCAGGGGTTTCGGAAGTGTAATCTTCCAGGGTGATGTTTCCCAGAACCAGGTGTACATCGGCAGTTACTGCGAAAAGTTCTGAAGCTGTGCGCACCCATTCGTCTTTAAGGGGTACTTTATCCACAATGGTTGCCACGTTGGTGCGAAGAGTGCCTGTGTAAACTAATTCACCAGTTGCAAGTCTTTGAAGATCTGTTCTTCCCTTAGCGCATTCTGTACCATTTTTAATGGGAATTATATCAGTGGTGGTACTTCCAGTGTCTATAAATATACAATCAGGAGCCATGTAAGCAGCTAAGGGCGCAGTGGCAACCCAGTTAGCTGCAGCCAACTCCAAAGGATTCTTTCCAACTGCATCATAATCCATCATGCCATTAAGACCCACAAAGGCAACTGGCAGGTTGAATGTTTCCATAACTCTGGATGAAATATCCAGCACCCCTTCACTTTTGTTTTGGTAGCTATCAGCAAGTTCTGCAGTCATTGAAACACCAACTGCGTCAATTTCGTCAATATCGGGACCTAAAAGTTCCAGGAGAGTCCTGGATAGTTCATCCTTTTTAACCCACATAGGAAGATAACAAAAATCAGTTTTTATGTTGAGAATATTTCCTTTTTCATCAAATTCAACCACAGCCAGGTCTGTGTTTGCTCCTCCAATATCAAAACCTGCAATTTTCAACTTATCACCTTTAAAATGAAGAGAATCTCCTATTTTCAATATATCCATTTTAAATGAAAACAACTTCCTATTTCCAATTTTTCTTAAACAAAAACTCACTTTTCAACTTACCTTTAAATGAAGACGATTTCCAGTTTTCTGGATTTCTATCTCTCTTTCCAGGCTGAATTCCCCTGGAAGTTGACCCTGCACAGATTGCACAATAGCTTCCCCTAAATTAAAGTTGAGCATGTTCCTAAGGGCCACGTAGGGTGTGGTTATACGAGAGTTAATCTCCACCAGATACACTTGCTCGTCATTCAGAATCATGTCCACTCCCACGTAACCTTTTAATCCCGGAATGGATTCAACTGCTTTTTTAGCTATTTTTTTAGCTTCATTTTCCAGTGGATGAGTCATGGGAACTTTTCCACCATTATAGTTTATTACACCATCTTCTATGCTGATATTCTGTTGATTTAAACTGAGTGGAATAGCTTTTTTACCGTTACTGAGTAAACTTACGCTGGCACTCTCTCCCTCAAGGTAATCCTGCACCAGGAAATAAGGGAGGCTGCTTACCGCTCTCACTTTCCGGGTGGCATTTTTAAAAGAGTCTTCAGAATCCACAATCTGTACTGCAGAACAGGAAACCCCATCTGCAGGTTTAACCACCATTTTGGTGCCTGAAATCCCCTTACCATACAGTCCAATATCTTCCCATGCCACCCTGTGGGTGGGGATGACTGGAACCACACCTTTCAGGATATTGTAGGTGAGGTATTTATCAG
Protein-coding sequences here:
- a CDS encoding H4MPT-linked C1 transfer pathway protein (PFAM: Hydantoinase/oxoprolinase~TIGRFAM: probable H4MPT-linked C1 transfer pathway protein), translated to MDILKIGDSLHFKGDKLKIAGFDIGGANTDLAVVEFDEKGNILNIKTDFCYLPMWVKKDELSRTLLELLGPDIDEIDAVGVSMTAELADSYQNKSEGVLDISSRVMETFNLPVAFVGLNGMMDYDAVGKNPLELAAANWVATAPLAAYMAPDCIFIDTGSTTTDIIPIKNGTECAKGRTDLQRLATGELVYTGTLRTNVATIVDKVPLKDEWVRTASELFAVTADVHLVLGNITLEDYTSETPDGGNNSFEASLLRLSRVVCGDLDLLSQDDVVNIAQFIYQKQVEQVAEALKEVSERESIELVIATGLGMNIIGCEAAKLLGLEVRTMEEILAKDDCMVAPAVGTALLMEKFLSTGK
- a CDS encoding putative ATP-utilizing enzyme (ATP-grasp superfamily) (PFAM: ATP-grasp domain), with the protein product MNLLIFEYASALGIKDPSLAAEGKAMLRGLTCDLECLPASYLISKNIDSIDGSKCKPIVIEGAIDDWISNNISQFDFCLPIAPEEDFILCGLTRLIEKNGVQVVGSDSDAVRICSDKYLTYNILKGVVPVIPTHRVAWEDIGLYGKGISGTKMVVKPADGVSCSAVQIVDSEDSFKNATRKVRAVSSLPYFLVQDYLEGESASVSLLSNGKKAIPLSLNQQNISIEDGVINYNGGKVPMTHPLENEAKKIAKKAVESIPGLKGYVGVDMILNDEQVYLVEINSRITTPYVALRNMLNFNLGEAIVQSVQGQLPGEFSLEREIEIQKTGNRLHLKVS